AGCCCGCGCCCTTCCGGTGGCTCAATAAAAGGAATAAGAGTCGGAAGGGTACACCGGGTCTGGACGGTCTTTCCAAGTATCGGATGCAGCTAAGCCAGTCACTGCATCCAACCCACCCTCCGTGGCAAAGCAAGATTTGTTCCACAGGAATTGCCAAGTCAAATACTGTCGCTTAAAGTTCCGCTCTGAATTAACAGATGTCGGATCCTGAGTAAGGAGGGCCACCAAAACGCCAGCCCGTCCTCCCCAGGAAATGCCGCACCCTCGCTGGCTTGTGGGGCAGCTCGTGAATTCCCCATAAACAGAAGGCTGTCTGCCTACCCCAGGGAAACTCAGTGGCCAACCGCGGAGACAGTAAGAATCTGAACCAAACAAAAGCAGCCACGGCCGCCAGGTGCACACGCTCGGGAGAGAGGACATTGCGTCCCTCGCCGGTCGCCGGTTTCGAAAGACGCGAGCCGGGTCTCCAGAAGGTCGGTACCGGCTTTCCCCTGGCCGGCGGCTATAGGAAGGGCTCGGTGGGGCGAAGAGAGTGGACCCGGCCAGCGCGGGACGCTTAAACCCCGTGCCGTCGGTACGTCCAACGACAGGCGGATCCGCGGACAGCCTAGGCGCTCTAGGACCCCGGCGGGCGCGGTGTGGCGGGAAGAAGGAAGTTTCAAAGCCGAGTGGCTCAATTGTTGCCGCCCAGGCGAGATGAAGCTGCACTGCGAGGTGGAGGTGATCAGCCGGCACTTGCCGGCTTTGGGGCTGAGGAACCGAGGCAAGGGCGTCCGAGCCGTATTGAGCCTTTGTCAGCAGGCGCCCGGGAGTCAGCTGCGGCCCCGCGCAAGGGACGAACCGGGCGGCCCGCGCCCCGCctgcctgctcatctccaccatGAAGGACAAGCGCGGGACCCGCTATGAGGTCAGTGCACTTGGAGCAGGCAGGCGTGCCAGGGGAGTCGGCTACGCGCTGTTTCTCAGATCTAGGGGCCGGTCGCCCTGGGGACTCGCGCGCTCGGAGGTTCCCGAACCCGACTCCGCCTTGGCGAACTCGGCCCGGCCCCTTTATCCCACCACCACCCGAGGCCTACAGTCTTGTGATGCTGCCTATCCGCCGGAAAACTTCTGAGAATGCACCTTTTCGTTGTTTTTCCTGCCCATTTCCGCGACTCTGAATTTACGTCGTCGTTATTCGGTGGTAGAAAGCAACCCCGCCCTTTTAAAGCCTCTGAAATTTCAGCCTGCGTGAAATAACTGCAGGTGAAGCAGCTAATTTGAGGAAACAGTGAAGTAACTGCACTTTCCTATAGTAAATTGTTTTTCCcacagaattttttccttttttttaaacagcGCCTTTAAGAGGTGATGAATAGTATCCATAGTCAGTAGGCCCAATTAGTACAGTAGTAAAATTTTACAGTAGTGCTTTGGgttgcattttcatatttttatcaaagTTATTGGTTACAATatctcttttttaatgtttggCCTGATTTCTTAGGCCAAACATTATCTGTATATGTAGAGCTGTGGCAAACTCTAGAAGCTAAGTTGAAATgaagttttcaaaacaaaatttataaaaattccttttcttccattATCAGACACTATGttattttttgaaaacagaatacCTTCATATCTActataaataaaaccaagcaaaCAATTAATCACCCACCTTGCTTCTGACTTTTGATTGGGTATCATACAATTATTGGGATTATTTTCCTTACATATTATATTCCACAGTGAATACTTAGCTGAGGGAAGGGTGTTACTATCATTCAGAACCACCTAATGTTTGATGTAAGTAGCtgaaagtctaaatttttctcttttaatggaACAAATtcatgccattttttaaaaattgaatttagaaATTACTCAACATTTTATAGTTCAGAGAACCATTAAGTGTCAGAAGCAAACTTGTAACTAGAATTGGACCTCTCTTTTCTCCACAATTATCTTTCCTAAAACTGACTTCTTTCATACCCAGTTCAGGCTCAGCCTTTGCCTCTTTAAAAAGCTCAtaatgtacctttttttttttaagtcattgatgggcctttattttattttatttatttatttgtatgtggtgctgagaattgaacccagttcctcacacatgccaggcaaacactctaccactcagccacaaccca
The Sciurus carolinensis chromosome 2, mSciCar1.2, whole genome shotgun sequence DNA segment above includes these coding regions:
- the Lrr1 gene encoding leucine-rich repeat protein 1 isoform X7, which encodes MKLHCEVEVISRHLPALGLRNRGKGVRAVLSLCQQAPGSQLRPRARDEPGGPRPACLLISTMKDKRGTRYEQLKENIEQFFTKFADEGKATVRLKEPPVDICLSKVWKLR